The following coding sequences are from one Mycobacteriales bacterium window:
- a CDS encoding MaoC family dehydratase: protein MAELADVIKLDLGASPWRRVEQHRVDTFADATDDHQWIHVDPERAARGPFGGTIAHGYLTLSLVPTMLKTLLRIKDHARGTNYGVEKVRFTAPVPVGSEIRLAARVLDPARRDDGGVQYRVALRIEIRGQERPAMVGESIYLTYPGVTDARCRAETFR, encoded by the coding sequence GTGGCCGAGCTCGCGGACGTCATCAAGCTGGACCTTGGTGCGTCGCCATGGCGCCGGGTGGAGCAGCACCGGGTTGACACCTTCGCCGACGCGACCGACGACCACCAGTGGATCCACGTGGACCCCGAGCGCGCGGCGCGTGGCCCGTTCGGCGGCACCATCGCGCACGGGTACCTCACGCTGTCGCTAGTGCCGACGATGCTCAAGACGCTGCTGCGGATCAAGGACCACGCACGCGGAACCAACTACGGCGTGGAGAAGGTGCGCTTCACGGCGCCGGTCCCCGTGGGCAGCGAGATCCGGCTCGCCGCGAGGGTCCTCGATCCCGCGCGGCGCGACGACGGCGGCGTACAGTACCGCGTCGCCCTCCGCATCGAGATCCGCGGTCAGGAGCGCCCCGCGATGGTCGGCGAGTCCATCTACCTGACCTATCCGGGGGTGACCGATGCGCGCTGTCGTGCAGAGACGTTTCGGTGA